Proteins encoded in a region of the Polynucleobacter antarcticus genome:
- a CDS encoding NAD(P)H-quinone oxidoreductase, with protein MRVIEIKEFGAPEMLVPATRPDPVAPASGSGEILIKVAAAGINRPDVLQRKGFYPVPAGASDIPGLEVAGEIIGGDLAHADNVFGLQLGDKVCALVQGGGYAQFCTAPVAQCLPYPKGFTDQEAAALPETFFTVWSNVFMRGELAEGETLLVQGGSSGIGVTAILIAKALGHKVFVTAGTDEKCVACIQLGADLAINYKTQDFVEEVKKATDGKGVNVILDMVTGAYVQREIDCLADDGRIVIIAIQGGSKAEVSTNQILRRRLTITGSTLRPRPISFKKQIAQQLHTRIWPLLNAGKLKPVIYKTFTLEHAADAHSLMESSEHVGKIVLTV; from the coding sequence ATGCGCGTCATTGAGATTAAGGAATTTGGTGCACCAGAGATGTTGGTGCCCGCTACGCGTCCTGATCCGGTAGCTCCGGCTTCTGGTTCGGGTGAGATTTTGATTAAAGTAGCTGCTGCAGGCATTAATCGCCCAGACGTTTTACAACGTAAAGGCTTTTATCCTGTTCCTGCAGGTGCCTCGGATATTCCGGGTCTTGAAGTGGCTGGTGAAATTATTGGCGGTGACTTAGCGCATGCAGATAATGTCTTTGGCCTTCAGTTAGGTGACAAAGTATGTGCGCTGGTGCAGGGTGGTGGTTATGCGCAATTCTGTACCGCACCTGTTGCCCAATGCCTTCCCTACCCAAAAGGGTTTACCGATCAAGAAGCTGCTGCACTGCCTGAGACTTTCTTCACCGTGTGGAGTAATGTCTTCATGCGGGGTGAGCTGGCTGAAGGCGAAACCTTATTGGTACAAGGCGGATCAAGCGGGATTGGAGTAACAGCTATTTTGATTGCTAAGGCCTTAGGACACAAAGTGTTTGTGACTGCAGGTACTGATGAGAAATGCGTTGCCTGTATTCAGTTGGGTGCTGACTTAGCAATTAACTATAAAACCCAAGATTTTGTGGAAGAAGTAAAGAAGGCCACTGACGGTAAGGGTGTCAATGTCATTCTCGATATGGTCACAGGTGCTTACGTGCAGCGCGAGATTGATTGCTTAGCTGATGATGGCCGTATTGTGATTATTGCCATCCAAGGTGGCTCTAAGGCAGAAGTGAGTACGAATCAAATTTTGCGTCGTCGCTTAACGATCACCGGATCTACCTTACGTCCTCGCCCTATTTCTTTTAAGAAGCAAATTGCACAGCAGTTGCATACGCGCATTTGGCCATTGTTGAATGCGGGCAAGCTAAAACCCGTAATTTATAAAACGTTTACCTTAGAACACGCTGCAGATGCCCATAGTCTGATGGAATCTTCTGAGCATGTAGGTAAGATTGTTCTCACTGTTTAA